Within the Echinicola sp. 20G genome, the region AAATATCCTGCCTTCGCCTTTACGGGTACCAGTTCCACATTCTCCCTGTTGTCGGAATCCACCGTGGTGGCAAGGATACGGATACTGCCCCCTTTAAGGTACACGTCATTGCCTGCCTCCAGGTCCCTTATTTTTAACTCGGAAAGCTTGGAGAGGTCCACCTTGACCAAGCTGTCTATGCTCATCCTGAAGAAGTCTGCAAACAGGACCATGTCGGCCATGGGAGGGTTCTTGACATGCCCATTTTCATGGGTGTTTACTTTCGGCCGGGAAATGTTTAACTTTTCGGCCAGTTCCATCTGGCTCATTTTCTTTCGCTTACGCAGGAATTTTATATTGGAAGACCAAAAAAGGATTGGGTTGCTCATAATTAATTAACTTAACTGCAATTATTGTCAGCGCTTACGCTAAACATAGTGCCAAATTTTGATTAGTAATTGGGTTAATGAATTTTATTGTTTTAATCAGGCTTTATCAAATGATTTTTTAAATTTCCTTATAATGATTATTGTCAAAATTATCTTCATCAATTACGGCGTTGGCCTTGTCTGTAATCTCATGTACCACATGGTCCATTTCTTTGCATGAGGTTTCTATCCATTCGTATAATTGATCTGTGGAAATATCCATTTTCTTGGATTCTTTTAACAACAAAACCAAGGACATGATGCGTGAAAGTGGAGCCCTTATGACATGTGACTGGAGCCAGGCAATTTCCCGTAATTTATTGTTTTGATTTCTGATAAGTTCCAATTGTTTCCTTGATTCGGTGACATTCAGGACAGATCCAACAGAACGTATTGGGATACCTGCATTATCCCTCAGTATATGGCACCTGTCAATAAAATAAGCTATGGCGCCCTCTGGGGAAACAGCTCTGTACTCGGCTTTCCAAGAATGGGTTGATTTGTCGTTCAAGGAAGAAATAAATGAATTCCAAACGTTCTCACGGTCTTCGGGATGAATATAGTTGAACCAGGAGTTCTCTTTTGAAAAAGCCTCAAGTTCTTTATACCCAAACTTTTTTCCATCTTCCTTGCTTCTGATAATGGTTCTAGCAACATGATCCACTTCCCAAATAGTTTCACTGCTGACTTTCATAGCGAGTTTAAACCTGTTGTTGCTTATGAATAATTGTTGTTCATATTCCTTTTGTTCTGTGATATCTCTTATGGTTCCCTCTACTCTTACAGGCTTATTTTGGCTGTCAACAACAAGCCTTATTTCCTGCTTGACCCATTTTACTTTCTTGGAAGAATCTATAATCCTGTGCTCAAAACTATTTACCTTTCCCGGCTCAAGGTTTTTCATTGGGTCGCTTTCAATGAGGGCCCTGTCCTCAGGGTGGAAAGCATCTTGGATATTTTGCAGACTGGGAGTAAATTGGTCCGGCTCATAACCATATATCTTATAGGTTTCCTCACTCCATTCTGAAATGTCAGTGTCAAGGTTACGACTCCAGTAACCTAATTTTGCAATCTTTTGGGCAGTTTTAAGTTTTAAAAAAGCATCACGTAATGCTCTTTCAGCATGTTGTTGGACAGTTACATCTTTTGCAGCAGCCAAATAAATTTTAGAGGAGACTATGGGTTGTACTTTCCAGACAAGCGTTTTGACCGTCCCCTTTTTTGTGACAAATTTAGCTTCAAAGCTTTTTCTCTCCTTTCCTTTTATGAAATCCTTTACACGTCTTAAGGAAATATCATCATCATCATTTGACACATAGCGTAATATAGAGTTGTTTAACAAAGAGCCTTTTTTAAAACCAAGTAATTTGCCCAAAGCTTTATTGTGCTTTTTTATGTTGCCATCGAAGCCTACTACACACAATGGTTCCGGGGAAAGCTCAAAGAAGTTCCGGTACTCCTCCTCAATTAACTTTTGCTTTATGGCTCCCCCAAGCTGAGGGCTTACTTCTTCCAATAAATTTATTTGATCCCTTAGGATTTTGGACTCCTTGCTGGAAAAACAAACTAAACATCCGAGAAATTCTTCGAAATATAAAATGGGGATACCAAAAGCTGTGGATAAGGAAGTATTGCTAAGGATACTGTTTTGCTCATTGTTGCCATTATCCGATAGGCCATCAAAAATCCTAGTATGCTTACTCTCCCATATTTTCCCAGGGATTCCTTCGCCTTTTCTATAAACATCTATATTGCCACGACCACTGGTTTTGATGAATATGGTTTGATAACTGTCTTTTTTGAAGGATTTAGCGATAAGGTCTAATCGAGATTTATCCTTGGAAACCAACCATAATTCGCAGATGTTGATATTGTCTAAAAGTGTTAAGTTATCCAAAGCATGCTCAGCACAAAATGATAAAGACCCAGGTTGTCCAATGTTTTTTGTCATGGAAGAGACAATTCGCTCCCTCATTCTTTTTTCAACCTCTTCTGTCACTACACGGGTATTGGCAACTATCCCATTGATAGCTGGGTCATCTAAATGGTTGGTCAACTCTGTTTGGATCCAAATCCATTTACCGTTTGCATCAGCAAAGCGGTAAGCATCAATGGTTATGTGTTTTTCAGTAAAAATCTTTTCCAATTCCTTACCAACCCTTTCAATATCATCAGGGCATATGTATTCAAAAGCATTTTTTCCCATAAATACTTCCGGTGGAATTCCCAAAACCCTTTCTGATGTGGGTGCTACATATTTATAATTGCCCGTTTGGTCAATAATGGCTATTAAATCGTTCCCCTTTTGTACCAAGGATTTGAACCTCGCCTCACTTTCAAAAAGTTTTCTGTGTGATTCATTTTCTTTTATGGCGTAGGTAAGCTTACCTATGAGATTGTTGAATAATTGAAATTCTTCTTTGCGCCATATTCTCTCTTTTTTATAATCTTCAATGCCAATAAAACCAATGGCAGTTTTATCCACCATAATGGGCATAAGAAAAGTGGCTTTGATGTTTTGGCCTTTTAAATATGATCTAATTGTTGAAGGTGGCAGCTGTGATAGATTGGCCGTATAGCTCTTTCCTTGTTTCAAAGATTCCAAAATTATCCCAAATTGGGCCAAAGTGGTTTCTATTGACTTGGTTTCTCCCACATTGCCTCCATTTACAGTGTTGTCCCAAACTATATTAACAATATCCTCGTGTTGGGCCTTTAGGGATACATAAAAAACATGGTCTACTTTTAAGGTTTCCCCTAAGATTTTTAAACACTTTCTCAATGATTTAGGCCAATAATTTGTCTGAAGAAGTATTTCCTGAAAATCACTAATTGCAGCTAAATAGTTTTTTTGCTCTTCAATAAGTTTTTGCTGCTCATACCTTGAAGTCAAATCTATGGCAGATACGATTTCAGCTCTTTTGCCCTTATAGGTGATTACATTGCTCTTTATTTGTACCCATATGATAGTGCCATTCTTTTTTTTGTGCCTATATAAATTATTGGTAGACCACTTTTTCCCACTCCTGACTATGGCCACCGCATTTTCTACAATTGATATATCCTCCTCAGGTCTGATATCCCTCAGCGTCATATTGAGAAATTCCTCTTTAGAATACCCATAGTGGTTAATTGCCTCTTGATTGATTGTTAGAAATTGTAGAGTTTCTATGTCATAAACCCACATAGGGAATGGAGATAGATCAAAGATGTATTGGTCTGGGTTCATTTTTATTGACTTTTATTAGGGCTTGGATAATGTTCTGCAAATATTGCAGGATAAAATAAATTAATCCATTAATAATGTGCAAACCAAAAGAATATAGGTGACTGATTAAAATTAATGGCAGCTTTATTGTTTTGCATAAAATACCAATGGATTATTTGTGCAGTTAGGACGGCATAAAGAGTATTTTATCTTAAGCCCATGTAGGAACAGTTGCCTTGGGAAGGTAAATGTCACACTTTTCTATCAATTCCATTTATCTCACTTTCTTATACTTATGTATTGATTTAATATTGGAAGACCAAAAAAGACTTGGATTGCTCATGATATTTTGGTAATATTTTAAACACAATAATGTCGTAATTATTACCAATTATACCAAATCGTTCGGACAAATGAAAAGGAATGTGGTGCATTTTGATCTGGACACCTTCTTTGTCAGTGTCGCCCGGCTGACAAACAGTGCCCTCAACAACAAGCCAGTGATCATTGGCGGCAACTCCGACCGTGGAGTGGTGGCCTCCTGTAGCTATGAGGCCCGGAAGTTCGGGGTCCACAGCGCCATGCCCATGAAGCTCGCCCGCAGGCTCTGCCCATCTGCGGTATACCTGCAGGGTGACATGGACAGTTACAGTTACCATAGCCGGGTGGTGACCGACATCATCCGCGACCAGGTGCCGGTGGTGGAAAAGGCATCCATCGATGAGTTTTACCTCGACCTGACAGGAATGGACCGGTTTTTTGGATGTAGCCAGTTCACCGCTGAACTCAAGTCCAGGATACTCCGTGAATCCGGCCTGCCCATCAGTTATGCCCTGGCCTCCAACAAACTGGTCAGCAAGGTGGCCACTGAAGATGCCAAGCCCAATGGACAGATGGAAATCCCCTTTGGACATGAAAAGGGATACCTAGCCCCACTGGCCATTGAAAGGATGCCGGGCATAGGCTTAAAGACCTCTTCACTTTTAAGAAGGATGGGGGTGGAGACCATCAAACTGCTTTCCGAAATCCCCGAGCCCATGATGCAGAACCTCTTGGGGAAAAGTGGGATCACCCTTTCCCGAAAGGCCAACGGAAAGGACGATTCCCCGGTCATCCCCTATACCGAACAGAAGAGTATCGGAAAGGAGGAAACCTTTGACAGTGACACCATCAACATGGGGTTTCTTAACGGTGAACTGGTCCGGCTTACCGAAAGGGTGGCATTCCTGTTGAGAAAGCAGAGAAGGCTCTGTGGCTGTATTACCGTAAAGCTGCGCTACGCCAACTTTGATACGGTCAGCAAGCAGGCCATGCTTCCTTACACGGCCAATGATGATGTGCTGCTCTCCAAGGCCAAGGAGCTCTTTGCCAAGCTCTATGACAGAAGGATGCTCGTGCGCCTGATCGGGGTCAAGGTCAGCCACCTGGTGGGTGGTTTCCAGCAGATCAACCTCTTTGAGGATACCGAGGAAAACGTCAGGCTGTACCAGGCCATGGACAGGATCAGGGGAAAGTATGGTTCCCATGCGGTACACCGTGCCGTGGGCATCCAAAACAGGAGGTGAGCATGTACCTGAACTGCAAGACCTATTTCAGCTACCGCTATGGGACCATCGGCACCCAGGAACTGGTGGACATGGCAAAGGCCAAAAAGGTAAAGGCATTGGCCTTGACCAATATCAACAGCACTGCAGATGCCTGGGACTTTGTGGACTTCTGCAGGAATGCGGGGATCAAGCCCATCCTGGGGGCCGAGATACGCAATGGGCAACAGCTCCTGTATATCCTGCTGGCAAAAAATGACAGGGGCCTGATGGAGATCAATACCTTTATCTCACATCACTTGATGGAGAAGTCGGACTTTCCGGAAACCCCATCCCTCAGCGAGGTTTGGGCAATCTACCCTTTTGGCAGCCGGAAGCCGGAAAGCTTGGGAGCCGATGAGCTGATCGGTATCAAACAGGAACAGCTTATCAAACTCTACAATGGGCAGTCGGAAAAACATCCCGACAAATGGGTGGTCTGGCAACCGGTGACCTATCAGGACAAGACCCGCTACAACCTGCACAGGATTTTGCGGGCCATAGACGGAAACACCTTGCTTTCCAAACTGGGAGCTGGGGACATGGCATCGGATACCGAATACTTCCGGGACAAGCTGGAGATCTGGAACCGTTTTGCCGAACACCCCTATATCCTCAAGCAGACCCTGAAGGTAATGGACAGCTGTGGGGTCGGCATGGAGCTGCATTCCGACAAGAACAAGAAGCATTTTACCTCCTCGAAGGAGGATGACAGGATCCTTTTGGAGAAACTGGCTCTGGAAGGGTTGGCCGTCCGCTATGGCAGGGGAAATACAGTGGCATTGGAAAGGGTGAAAAAGGAGCTGCGCATTATCAATGAGCTGAACTTCAATGCCTATTTCCTGATCGTCCTGGACGTGGTAAGGTACGCCCAGCAAAGGGGCTTCTTTTACGTGGGAAGGGGATCGGGGGCCAACTCTATCGTGGCCTATTGCCTGAAGATCACCGATGTGGACCCCATCAAGCTGGATCTGTATTTTGAGCGTTTCCTGAACCCCCACCGTACCTCACCACCGGACTTTGACATGGACTTCAGCTGGAAGGACAGGGACGAGGTGATCGATTATATCTTCAAGCGCTATGGCAGGAACCATGTGGCGCTGTTGGGCATGTTCTCCACTTTCCAGGGCAGGGCCATCATCCGGGAACTGGGGAAGGTGTTCGGCCTGCCCAAGCCGGAGATCGACCAACTGGTACGCAGAAGGAAGGATGCATGTCCACCTGAGGATAAGATCCAAAGGGCCATCCTCAAATACGGGGCATTGATGCAGGACTTCCCCAACTACCAGAGCATCCACCCGGGGGGCATGCTGATCAGTGAGGATCCTATATTTCAATACACGGCCATGGAGAGGCCACCCAAGGGGTTCAATACTGCACAGGTGGACATGTTCCTTGCAGAGAAGATCGGGCTTTTCAAACTGGATATCCTGAGCCAAAGGGGACTGGCGCACATCAAGGAAGCCATCGGGCTGATCAAGGCCAACCGCGGGGTGGAAGTGGACATCCGGCAAGTGGAACGCTTTTTCAATGACCCCAAGGTGGCCGACCAGATCAGAAGGGCGGATACCATAGGCTGCTTTTACATCGAGAGCCCCGCAATGAGGCAGCTGCTGACAAAGCTTCGATGTGACGATTACCTGACCCTGGTAGCGGCAAGCTCCATTATCCGCCCCGGAGTATCCCAGTCGGGCATGATGAAGCAGTACATCGAACGCTTCCACAACCCCCACCATATCCCATACCTGCATCCCAAGATGAAGGAACTGTTGGAAGAAACCTATGGGGTGATGGTCTACCAGGAGGATGTGATCAAGGTGGCCCACCACTTTGCAGGACTGGATATGGGAGAGGCCGATATCCTGCGCAGGGCCATGTCGGGCAAGTACCGTTCGCATAACCGGTTCAAACTGATCGAGGAGAAATTCTTTGCCAATTGTAAGGAAAAGGGCTATCCCGATGAGATCAGTAAGGAGGTTTGGCGTCAGATGGAGTCCTTCGGGGGCTATTCCTTTTCCAAGGCCCACTCGGCCTCCTTTGCCGTGGAAAGCTACCAGAGCCTTTTTTTAAAGACCTACTATCCCATTGAGTTTATGGTGGCGGTGATCAACAACTTCGGGGGATTCTATGGTACGCAGTTTTATTTCCAGGAACTTAAAAAGGCAGGGGGAAAGGTGGTTCCCCCCTGTGTCAATACGGGAGCATACCTTACTTCTCTCCACGGGGACAGGGTGACCGTGGGATTTGTGCATGTGCAGAACCTGGAGCGGAAGACCATTGATAGGTTTCTGGCAGAAAGGGAAAGGCATGGTGCTTACCTCAGCTTGGAGGACCTGATGGAGCGTACCCAGGTGGATGCCGAACAGCTCAATATCCTGATCAGGGTAGGGGCACTCCGGTTTACGGGGCTGGAAAAAAAAGAACTGCTGTGGCACGCCAACTTCAGGGGCAAGCGCATGGAAAAGGTGCCTGCCAGTGCTGCCATCTTTGCGGAAGAACCACTGGATTTTATATTGCCGAAATTTCCCAGAAAGCCCCTCGAAGATGCCTATGATGAAATAGAACTGATCGGCTTTACCTTGGGAGATCCGTTTGAATTGGCCGATGATGATAGAAATGGCTTGACCTATGTGCGGGAACTCCCCAAGCTGGTAGGCAGGCAGGTATGCCTGATGGGACATTTGGTGACCACCAAACCGGTAAGGACGGTGCGGGGCGACTATATGGCATTCGGTACCTTTCTGGACGAGAAAGGGGATTGGCTGGATACAGTGCATTTCCCACCGGTACTCAAACAGTACCCCATCCACTCAGGAGGGTTCTACAGGATATTTGGCAAAGTAGTGGAAGAGTTTGGGGTGTATGCAGTGGAAGTAAAAGAGTTGGGCAAAGTGGGGGTAAGGAAGTTGTAGCGTTTAGGACAAATGTTACGTAAAGGTGAAAACCGAAACTTTTATCAAAAAGGCCATGAAACATTTATTTTCTATCATGATTTTCGCAGTAGTAATGACCTCATGTAAGGATGATGAAATGAGGCCTTCTTTGGATAACCTAAGTGGTATGTACGAAAGGGCTATTCGTTCAGAAGATCAAGAATATTGGTATATATACGGGTTGGTATTCAACAAGGATGGGAATTTTGAGCAACGAATAACAATCAGGGAAACTGAACATGGGGAAGATTTGGGCTATGCTTCTCTGGTGTTGGGCAATTTCAGTGTCAAAGGTGAAAACCTAACTTGGGAGCTACAGGAATTTTATCATTGGCCCTATCAAGAACAGGCTCAACCATATGGGCAAAGGAATGACCTGATTCCTCAGGATGAAACGAATTCTTTTAGTCAATCAGGTACCATCAAATTGTTGGATCAAGGCCATGTACTATCCATAAGTTTTCCCTGTAATGATGTGCTTTCTTCTTGCATAGGTGAAATGATTTATAAGAGAGTGAAATGACAAAGGAATATTTTTTTATTGGTTTTTGGTAAAATATCAGCTTTTGGGATATTTTAACCTTAAATCACTTGGGTAAATCCCAATACCGAAAACATATAGAAAAACCCCCAAGTGATTTTATGGACTTGGGGGTTTTAATTATTTGTTCTGTTCTACTTTTATGATCCTGAGTTGTCGCTCTCCTGCTGGCAAGGTCCAACTGAATTGATGGCCTTCCCGATATCCAATCAGTGCTACAGCCAATGGTGCCAAAATGGACACTTGGCCAGTCTTGATATTGGCATCTTGGGGAAGGACCAATGTAAGCTTGATGGTGTTTTTAAAGGTCAGGCCCAGTACCTCGACAGTAGAATATAAACGAACTATCCGTTCATCAAGCAGGGGATCCTCCAAAACCTCACAGTTTTTCAGTTCATTTTCCAATGGCAACAGATCGTGGTGCTGACCATTGGATCTCGATGATAGGAGTATATTTCTAATGGTTTGATAATCTGATTTTCTTATCAATGGTTTCATAAATTTCATGTTTAAATATGGTTCAAAAATTAGTTGACCAACTGGGGACT harbors:
- a CDS encoding DNA polymerase III subunit alpha produces the protein MAKAKKVKALALTNINSTADAWDFVDFCRNAGIKPILGAEIRNGQQLLYILLAKNDRGLMEINTFISHHLMEKSDFPETPSLSEVWAIYPFGSRKPESLGADELIGIKQEQLIKLYNGQSEKHPDKWVVWQPVTYQDKTRYNLHRILRAIDGNTLLSKLGAGDMASDTEYFRDKLEIWNRFAEHPYILKQTLKVMDSCGVGMELHSDKNKKHFTSSKEDDRILLEKLALEGLAVRYGRGNTVALERVKKELRIINELNFNAYFLIVLDVVRYAQQRGFFYVGRGSGANSIVAYCLKITDVDPIKLDLYFERFLNPHRTSPPDFDMDFSWKDRDEVIDYIFKRYGRNHVALLGMFSTFQGRAIIRELGKVFGLPKPEIDQLVRRRKDACPPEDKIQRAILKYGALMQDFPNYQSIHPGGMLISEDPIFQYTAMERPPKGFNTAQVDMFLAEKIGLFKLDILSQRGLAHIKEAIGLIKANRGVEVDIRQVERFFNDPKVADQIRRADTIGCFYIESPAMRQLLTKLRCDDYLTLVAASSIIRPGVSQSGMMKQYIERFHNPHHIPYLHPKMKELLEETYGVMVYQEDVIKVAHHFAGLDMGEADILRRAMSGKYRSHNRFKLIEEKFFANCKEKGYPDEISKEVWRQMESFGGYSFSKAHSASFAVESYQSLFLKTYYPIEFMVAVINNFGGFYGTQFYFQELKKAGGKVVPPCVNTGAYLTSLHGDRVTVGFVHVQNLERKTIDRFLAERERHGAYLSLEDLMERTQVDAEQLNILIRVGALRFTGLEKKELLWHANFRGKRMEKVPASAAIFAEEPLDFILPKFPRKPLEDAYDEIELIGFTLGDPFELADDDRNGLTYVRELPKLVGRQVCLMGHLVTTKPVRTVRGDYMAFGTFLDEKGDWLDTVHFPPVLKQYPIHSGGFYRIFGKVVEEFGVYAVEVKELGKVGVRKL
- a CDS encoding PAS domain S-box protein; this encodes MNPDQYIFDLSPFPMWVYDIETLQFLTINQEAINHYGYSKEEFLNMTLRDIRPEEDISIVENAVAIVRSGKKWSTNNLYRHKKKNGTIIWVQIKSNVITYKGKRAEIVSAIDLTSRYEQQKLIEEQKNYLAAISDFQEILLQTNYWPKSLRKCLKILGETLKVDHVFYVSLKAQHEDIVNIVWDNTVNGGNVGETKSIETTLAQFGIILESLKQGKSYTANLSQLPPSTIRSYLKGQNIKATFLMPIMVDKTAIGFIGIEDYKKERIWRKEEFQLFNNLIGKLTYAIKENESHRKLFESEARFKSLVQKGNDLIAIIDQTGNYKYVAPTSERVLGIPPEVFMGKNAFEYICPDDIERVGKELEKIFTEKHITIDAYRFADANGKWIWIQTELTNHLDDPAINGIVANTRVVTEEVEKRMRERIVSSMTKNIGQPGSLSFCAEHALDNLTLLDNINICELWLVSKDKSRLDLIAKSFKKDSYQTIFIKTSGRGNIDVYRKGEGIPGKIWESKHTRIFDGLSDNGNNEQNSILSNTSLSTAFGIPILYFEEFLGCLVCFSSKESKILRDQINLLEEVSPQLGGAIKQKLIEEEYRNFFELSPEPLCVVGFDGNIKKHNKALGKLLGFKKGSLLNNSILRYVSNDDDDISLRRVKDFIKGKERKSFEAKFVTKKGTVKTLVWKVQPIVSSKIYLAAAKDVTVQQHAERALRDAFLKLKTAQKIAKLGYWSRNLDTDISEWSEETYKIYGYEPDQFTPSLQNIQDAFHPEDRALIESDPMKNLEPGKVNSFEHRIIDSSKKVKWVKQEIRLVVDSQNKPVRVEGTIRDITEQKEYEQQLFISNNRFKLAMKVSSETIWEVDHVARTIIRSKEDGKKFGYKELEAFSKENSWFNYIHPEDRENVWNSFISSLNDKSTHSWKAEYRAVSPEGAIAYFIDRCHILRDNAGIPIRSVGSVLNVTESRKQLELIRNQNNKLREIAWLQSHVIRAPLSRIMSLVLLLKESKKMDISTDQLYEWIETSCKEMDHVVHEITDKANAVIDEDNFDNNHYKEI
- the dinB gene encoding DNA polymerase IV; its protein translation is MKRNVVHFDLDTFFVSVARLTNSALNNKPVIIGGNSDRGVVASCSYEARKFGVHSAMPMKLARRLCPSAVYLQGDMDSYSYHSRVVTDIIRDQVPVVEKASIDEFYLDLTGMDRFFGCSQFTAELKSRILRESGLPISYALASNKLVSKVATEDAKPNGQMEIPFGHEKGYLAPLAIERMPGIGLKTSSLLRRMGVETIKLLSEIPEPMMQNLLGKSGITLSRKANGKDDSPVIPYTEQKSIGKEETFDSDTINMGFLNGELVRLTERVAFLLRKQRRLCGCITVKLRYANFDTVSKQAMLPYTANDDVLLSKAKELFAKLYDRRMLVRLIGVKVSHLVGGFQQINLFEDTEENVRLYQAMDRIRGKYGSHAVHRAVGIQNRR
- a CDS encoding GreA/GreB family elongation factor, which gives rise to MKPLIRKSDYQTIRNILLSSRSNGQHHDLLPLENELKNCEVLEDPLLDERIVRLYSTVEVLGLTFKNTIKLTLVLPQDANIKTGQVSILAPLAVALIGYREGHQFSWTLPAGERQLRIIKVEQNK